The following coding sequences are from one Canis lupus baileyi chromosome 19, mCanLup2.hap1, whole genome shotgun sequence window:
- the COMP gene encoding cartilage oligomeric matrix protein, which yields MVPAAACVLLLTLAALGVSGQGQIPLGADLGPQMLRELQETNAALQDVRELLRQQVKEITFLKNTVMECDACGMQPARTPGLSVRPLSQCAPGFCYPGVVCTQTASGARCGPCPAGFTGNGSHCVDVNECNAHPCFPRVRCINTKPGFRCEACPPGYSGPAHEGVGLAFAKTNKQVCTDINECETGQHNCVPNSVCVNTRGSFQCGPCQPGFVGDQASGCQRRSQRFCPDGTPSPCHEKADCILERDGSRSCVCAVGWAGNGLLCGRDTDLDGFPDEKLRCSERQCRKDNCVTVPNSGQEDVDRDGIGDACDPDADGDGVLNEQDNCKLVRNPDQRNADGDKWGDACDNCRSQKNDDQKDTDQDGKGDACDDDIDGDRIRNTVDNCPRVPNSDQKDSDGDGVGDACDNCPQKSNADQRDVDHDFVGDACDSDQDQDGDGHQDSRDNCPTVPNSAQQDSDHDGQGDACDDDDDNDGVPDSRDNCRLVPNPNQEDVDRDGVGDACQGDFDADKVVDKIDVCPENAEVTLTDFRAFQTVVLDPEGDAQIDPNWVVLNQGMEIVQTMNSDPGLAVGYTAFNGVDFEGTFHVNTVTDDDYAGFIFGYQDSSSFYVVMWKQMEQTYWQANPFRAVAEPGIQLKAVKSSTGPGEQLRNALWHTGDTASQVRLLWKDPRNVGWKDKTSYRWFLQHRPQVGYIRVRFYEGPELVADSNVVLDTTMRGGRLGVFCFSQENIIWANLRYRCNDTIPEDYETQRLLQA from the exons ATGGTTCCTGCCGCCGCCTGCGTTCTCCTGCTCACCCTGGCCGCCCTCGGCGTGTCGGGTCAGGGCCAGATACCACTAG GTGCAGATCTAGGACCGCAGATGCTTCGGGAACTTCAGGAGACCAACGCGGCGCTGCAGGATGTGCGGGAGCTGTTGCGGCAGCAG GTCAAGGAGATCACGTTTCTGAAAAACACAGTGATGGAGTGTGACGCGTGCG GGATGCAGCCCGCGCGCACCCCGGGGCTGAGCGTGCGGCCCCTATCCCAGTGCGCGCCCGGCTTCTGCTACCCGGGCGTGGTCTGCACTCAGACCGCAAGCGGCGCGCGCTGTGGCCCCTGCCCCGCGGGCTTCACCGGCAATGGCTCGCACTGCGTCGACGTCAACGAG TGCAACGCCCATCCCTGCTTCCCCCGCGTCCGCTGCATCAACACCAAACCCGGCTTCCGCTGCGAGGCTTGCCCGCCGGGGTACAGCGGCCCCGCCCACGAGGGCGTGGGGCTGGCCTTCGCCAAGACCAACAAGCAG GTTTGCACGGACATTAACGAGTGTGAGACCGGGCAGCATAACTGCGTCCCCAACTCCGTGTGCGTCAACACCCGG GGCTCCTTCCAGTGCGGCCCTTGCCAGCCCGGCTTCGTGGGCGACCAGGCGTCTGGCTGCCAGCGGCGCTCGCAGCGCTTCTGCCCCGACGGCACGCCCAGCCCGTGCCACGAGAAGGCCGACTGCATCCTGGAACGCGACGGCTCGCGATCGTGCGTG TGCGCCGTTGGCTGGGCAGGCAACGGGCTCCTCTGCGGCCGAGACACGGATTTGGACGGCTTCCCCGACGAGAAGCTCCGCTGCTCAGAACGCCAGTGCCGTAAG GACAACTGTGTGACGGTGCCCAACTCAGGGCAAGAGGACGTGGATCGCGACGGCATCGGAGACGCCTGCGACCCGGATGCTGATGGGGACGGGGTCCTCAACGAGCAG GACAACTGTAAGCTGGTGCGGAACCCAGACCAACGCAATGCGGACGGCGACAAGTGGGGTGATGCTTGCGACAACTGCCGGTCCCAGAAGAACGACGACCAAAAGGACACAGATCAGGACGGCAAAGGCGACGCCTGCGACGACGACATCGACGGCGACC GGATACGAAATACGGTGGACAACTGCCCAAGGGTACCCAACTCAGACCAGAAGGACAGTGATGGTGACGGTGTAGGAGATGCCTGTGACAACTGTCCCCAGAAAAGCAACGCAGACCAG AGGGATGTAGACCACGACTTTGTGGGAGACGCTTGTGACAGCGACCAAGACCA GGATGGGGATGGGCACCAGGACTCACGGGACAACTGCCCTACAGTACCGAATAGTGCCCAGCAGGACTCAGACCACGATGGCCAGGGTGACGCCTGCGATGACGACGATGACAATGACGGAGTCCCCGACAGTCGGGACAACTGTCGTCTTGTGCCCAACCCAAACCAGGAAGATGTAGACC GGGACGGTGTGGGCGATGCGTGCCAGGGCGACTTCGACGCGGACAAGGTGGTGGACAAGATTGATGTGTGTCCGGAGAATGCCGAGGTCACCCTCACCGACTTCCGGGCCTTCCAGACTGTCGTACTGGACCCCGAGGGCGACGCGCAGATAGATCCCAACTGGGTGGTGCTCAACCAG GGTATGGAGATCGTGCAGACCATGAACAGCGACCCTGGCCTGGCTGTGG GTTACACGGCCTTCAATGGCGTGGACTTCGAAGGCACGTTCCACGTGAACACAGTCACAGATGATGACTATGCTGGCTTCATCTTTGGCTACCAGGACAGCTCCAGCTTCTACGTGGTTATGTGGAAACAGATGGAGCAGACATACTGGCAGGCGAATCCCTTCAGGGCCGTAGCTGAACCCGGCATTCAGCTCAAG GCTGTGAAGTCCTCCACAGGCCCCGGGGAGCAGCTGCGGAATGCACTCTGGCACACAGGGGACACAGCATCACAGGTGCGGCTGCTGTGGAAGGACCCCCGCAACGTGGGTTGGAAGGACAAGACATCCTACCGCTGGTTCCTGCAGCATCGGCCCCAAGTGGGCTACATCAG AGTGCGGTTCTACGAGGGTCCTGAGCTGGTGGCCGACAGCAACGTGGTCCTGGACACAACCATGCGGGGTGGCCGCCTGGGGGTCTTTTGCTTCTCCCAAGAGAACATCATCTGGGCCAATCTGCGCTACCGGTGCAATG ACACCATACCAGAGGACTACGAGACTCAGAGGCTTCTGCAGGCctag